The following are encoded together in the Macrobrachium rosenbergii isolate ZJJX-2024 chromosome 21, ASM4041242v1, whole genome shotgun sequence genome:
- the LOC136849388 gene encoding uncharacterized protein, with protein MPMAKKRVKQLLPLVIAVAGVHPSTRGHTNVHESNRNPDIPNPMCSISRSVFFILDSTKGTRFLGDTWACHSLLPVSIQPTKHPQPTYIQLTTANSSPILTFGKKHLTLNLGNRKYHWWFITVRHLNTSPQGRLLGTPSTAHGLCQQLAVAKKNLRRDDEDGFVSKGIQSFGIPPAHSNKKDGTLHPSGDYRRLNVITEADHYLPFLHGTKISSKLGLLKCYSQREEFLGHLITPEGVHPLTEKVTTIRKFPTPTTLEGLQEFLGMVNYYHHFLPDTTSTLTPLYDVLKGKPKAPSPGDPSRELPSSPSKCPHQFHAPSFPAPDHSLLLSMDASNIAIGAALEQIIHSCPRPLAFFSRKLSKTETNYSTFDHELLAAYLTGKNSPGSRTYEHTPQRPRKQMPARQRRTSFCEERSSALSHLGLVTDDAQSTSSQAYLRAHISMRRRSNILDQFR; from the exons ATGCCCATGGCCAAGAAACGTGTGAAACAGCTACTGCCACTCGTGATAGCTGTAGCAGGTGTGCATCCCTCAACCAGGGGCCATACTAATGTACATGAATCTAACCGTAATCCTGACATACCTAATCCTATGTGCTCTATCAGCAGatctgtcttttttatccttgattcCACCAAAGGTACTCGCTTTTTGGGCGACACATGGGCTTGCCATTCCCTTCTGCCTGTATCCATTCAACCCACAAAACACCCACAGCCAACCTACATCCAACTCACAACTGCCAACAGCTCTCCCATTCTTACCTTCGGTAAGAAGCATCTCACTCTTAACCTCGGCAACAGAAAGTACCACTGGTGGTTTATCACCGTCAGACATCTCAATACCTCTCCTCAGGGCAGACTTCTTGGCACACCATCAACTGCTCATGGACTTTGCCAACAG CTAGCCGTTGCAAAGAAAAACCTTCGCAGAGATGATGAAGATGGGTTTGTGTCAAAAGGCATCCAGTCCTTTGGCATCCCTCCTGCACATAGTAACAAAAAGGATGGCACCCTACACCCATCCGGGGACTACAGAAGGCTGAACGTGATCACCGAGGCTGACCACTACCTCCCCTTCCTACATGGCACAAAAATCTCCTCAAAGCTGGGCCTTCTCAAATGTTACTCCCAG AGGGAAGAATTCTTAGGGCACCTCATAACACCTGAGGGTGTCCACCCCTTGACCGAGAAGGTCACCACCATCAGGAAGTTCCCCACACCTACCACTCTCGAGGgtctacaagaattccttggaatggtgaactattatcatcactttttgcctGATACCACCTCGACCTTGACCCCACTCTATGATGTCCTCAAGGGCAAGCCCAAGGCCCCCTCACCTGGGGATCCCAGTAGGGAGCTGCCTTCATCTCCGTCAAAATGTCCTCACCAATTCCATGCCCCCTCTTTCCCTGCACCAGATCATTCTCTACTGCTTTCTATGGATGCCAGCAACATAGCCATAGGAGCTGCTTTGGAGCAGATCATCCACAGTTGTCCTCGACCCCTCGCCTTTTTTAGCAGGAAACTCAGCAAGACAGAGACAAACTACTCTACATTTGACCACGAGCTCCTGGCAGCATACCTCACTGGGAAAA ATTCGCCTGGCTCACGCACATACGAACACACGCCCCAGCGCCCACGCAAACAAATGCCAGCCAGACAGAGACGAACTAGCTTCTGTGAAGAACGGTCATCTGCCCTCTCTCATCTTGGGTTGGTGACAGATGACGCTCAGTCTACAAGTTCGCAGGCTTATTTAAGAGCTCACATAAGCATGAGGAG gagatcAAATATCCTGGACCAGTTTCGCTAG